The Mangifera indica cultivar Alphonso chromosome 19, CATAS_Mindica_2.1, whole genome shotgun sequence nucleotide sequence TTAATTCCCTCTTTTGCAAATTCTTCCAATATAGCACGTTGGCGTTTGTTTAATGCTCTatccaaaaaaggaaaaattaattccAGAAGATATAGCTCATTTCTTCTGGCTTAACACACATAATGCAATCCAAAGTTCTACAAGTGATCACAGTGAAAGATCTCATTTCACAATTGAATTATACTAACACAAACTGTCAAAATTATGTACAACAGCTAGATTCCACAGTTCAAGTATCTCTAAAACTGATACATCAATTTAATACACAAGATAACAAGTTCAAGTCCTCAAAATCCCCACATCTTCCCATTGCAAATAAACCGTGAGTAAAAGATCTAGTAGCTATTCCTTTGCACAACACACAAAAGTAAAACCAGGGAAACAGGGTTGCAACAGAAGAGCCAGAATACACTTTCATTAGACTAAGACAAAagtatctaaaatatatatttgcaaACAAAATTCCATTTTCACAGCCCAACCAACAAAAATGACTTCTAAGCAACCTTAAAATAATGAAGAGTCAACTAATGGAACATGCAAGAATGAATTCCAAGTTCAAGAACAGCAAAAAACATATATGGTCACCCTTGTTTAATGTAATCAAATACTCAAGGAACCATTAAGTTCAATTTTATCTATCTCAAGTTCCAGCCACAACTAAGGAATTGTTGGTTAGCCCAATTCTGTTcagcaaaaataattatatttgtacatccaatatacatatatatatatatatatatatatatatatatatatatatatatatatatatatatatatataacattacagaaaaaaaggccaaagaaaAGAATCTCCAAAGACAATCACTCCAAGCATCACACTTTTCTTTACAACAAATGCATGTAAAGTGAGCACTTTGGGCAGTATtgtgaataattaaatatcaaaatactgcATTTATAGATATATTTAGTTTGTAACAAGAGTTTAAAAAGAAAGCTCACTTAGGGAAGTTAACATGAAAGCGCACATATTGATCTCCATGGTCTCTAAGAAAACCATGCTTTGGTAGTCCTGCAAGAACTTATAGTTTAAGCAAGTTTAACTGATACGGGAAACTTAAGCGTGACAAAATAAGAGTCAAAACCTTTCCCTCTTAAGACCAACTGTTGCCCATGCTGAACCCCCTTTGGTATCTGCTACCACCATAATTGCAAACAAAAAATAGTTAGCATAATATAAATTCAACTccatatacaaaaaaaaaaaaaaaaaaaaaaaaatctccctTTAGTTAAAATacaaagtaatattatgtttacAGTTGTgtataaaagaaatgagaataGAACTATTACTTTTACTTGCACCTTCCCTGACAAAGTAGGCACATCAACCTCTCCGCCAAGAATAGCCTGAAAgataattcaaacttgaatgtGTTTACAAGACTGATTCAACTTAAAATGCAAACATTATTGTTTCAGTACACTCATCCAGAATGAAGAAGCTAGGTAAATGGGTATGACACCTGGAAAAAAAGACAAGTTATTCACAAGAAACCTTTTTCAAATCCTTCCACCAGATTGTTAAACATGAGAAGGTCAAGAATGTGACCTCCTATCTCAGCAGTAGATATTGTCTCACAAGGAGCACTTTTGGAAGGTATAAAAACATGGATTGTTCACCTAAAGTCTAAACCAAAGGCAAAACAAAATGtttcatatataaatgcatCTTTCCAGTGCCAAAGGACCCAAGTGATGCCGCAACATGGTTGGACTGCTCGATCCAATCTTGACGAGATTTAAAACCCCACAACGAACAAACAATGTTGATAGAGAAATGGCTGAGTCACTACCTTGGTACTGGTAGGACACTCCAAAGATACAACTACACTCTAATCCCTAAGAATCCACCAcaaggaaaaagagagaaaattagaGAGAACTTTCTCTAAAGAAAAACTGATCTTATTCAGTTGATGAAAAACTAATTTGGAATGAAGAAGGTAGATGGGTATGATAGCCAGGGAAAATATCAAGTTACAGGAACCCTATTTCAAATCCTTTCACCAGACTGTTAAACATGAGAAGGTCAAGAACATGACCTCCTATCTCAGCAGTAGATACTGTCTCATAATGAGGAGCTCTTTTGCAATGTATTAACACAAGTATTGCTCACCTAAAGTTTAAGCTAAAGgcaaaacaaaaatgttttgtTCATAACCGAATCTTTCCAATGTTGTAGGGCCCAAGCGACACCTGATCATGGTTAGGCTGCTCAATCCAATTTTGACAAGTTTTCAAACCCCACTATGAACGAACAACTTTGATAAATAAACCACCAAATCTCCACCTTAGTAAGGATACACCTACACTCTAATCCCTAAGAATCCACCAcaaggaaaaagagagaaaacttTCTCCAAAGAAAAACTTATATCTTATTCAATTGATGAAAGATTAATACTGGGCACCGTATTTATAGCAGAGACATCTTCAGCACAATATGATTATGACAATAATGACACTcgaatgataattaaattaagaatctTAAATAAAtgaggataaaaaataaaattagggaTCCTAAATAAATGAggataacaaataaaattaggaaTCCTGAATAGATGAGGAAAACAACTAATATTAGGAATCTTAAATAAATGAGGTTAACAACGAAAATTAGAAATCTTTATCAAGTCCAAATCCTTATCAAGCTACCCTAACTGGAGAAGACCCATCCTCAAGTCTTTACACATCTTCATTTGCATGATATGGTGACAAATCAATAACATTAAATGTAGCTGATATGTTACACTCTCCGAACAGTTCAACTTTATAAACGTTCTCATTAATATGTTTAACTACCTTGAATAATCCACCAACTCTAGGACTAAGCTTCTTATAAGAACTTGAGGAAATATTTCTTTCCTTAATTGAATACATACTAAATCTCCTTTCTTGAAAGCAGCAAGCTTGCGAAATTTGTTAGCTTGCCTTTTGTAGTACacattttgattcaaaatttttgtctttaactCGATCATGTAGTTTCTTAATCTCTTTAGCTTCTACTAATGCTCTTCTAAACATTGTCTTGGAAAAAACATTGTATGCTTGATGACGAATCCTTCTTGAAAGACATCAATACTATTTTTGCACCATCATTCTCAAAGGAGTATGTATTCTTGCACCCATCATGAATAGGCCTGTCAATTGGGTCAGCAAACCTAAGGCCTGATTGTTTGGCCCCAAAACTTCAATTTCAGACCAAAGAGAATTCAGGCCTCAAAACAGGCCTAGACAAAAAATTTGTCTATTAAGTTATCAGGCTAAGGATTAAACAAAGGTTGTTCAAGCACGAGGCTCgataaaaccaaaaattcatTGAGTGCAGGGTGTATTTGTCAAGTTTTCAAACTTGTGAGGGTGTATTTGTCAGGTTAAAGACGGCTCTAGCACTTAATAACTACACGATGGGCCGAACCTAGACAAATCTAGTTGGATTGCAGAATTGAATGAGATCATTTTGATGGATAGTGTCcttgtatatatagatatatatttatttgtatttataataatacaatgctttcaaaacataaaaatgcaTCAAGAACAATTGtaattgtattttaataaaCATTTTATCAATCACTATTGAAACTTTGATATTCATTATAGGCcctacataattaaaaaatttatttgttttcaaccCCTATTTATTAGGTTCatgaatcaaaatgaaaaatcttttaCTATAAAGGTTCTTTTATTGGGcccaaaaattcattatgaGCAAAGGTAAATTTGTCAAGTTTTCAAACCTCTAGAAGATTTTAGGGATGTTTTTGCAAGCCCGAAACAAGCTTGAagcctaaaaaattttaaatggccTAAAGCCCgagcttgaaatttttttacagtcTTGGGCTTGAACAAGCTAGGTTCGGTTTAGCAATCTTGATTGACAGACCTAATCATCAATGACTTAACAATTATATTGTCAAGGTCAACCTAATAACATATGataagcatccataggaataacATCACACCACACCTTGTCATGATACTTTTTATCAATGGAAATTTCCACTAGGCAGCACCTAGTGACCCTCATATTATTACACTTTCGTAACCAAGTACggatttagattttttttaataggaagCTTAAACTTATCAACCATTGTTCTAGATACAATATTCCCATAACTACTGTCGTCAAAATAACATCACAAATTTTCCTATGCAAGGTAAATCTCGTGTGGAAGATATTATGACGGATTCAATAATTTCCTTCAACTATGGTGGCATTTAAAGCTCACTAGACCACTAACATCTTGCCATTGTCTGCAAAGGTGGCTCTATCATCACTTGTAGTCTTTGTGTCTTCTCTCTTATCATACTCTTCATTTGAAGCGTCGTCAATGAAAGACACTACTCCTCAATTTGGACaatcaacaacaatattaaCGAAGCCTTGACACTTTAGGGAGTTGGTTTTGGAATAACTACTCCCCTTGTCACTCTTATGGTCAATCTTATTGGTGTTTGCTTTACTATAATGTGTCAAAGTGCTCTTTTGGTTAGAAATAGGGCCTCTGTTTGTACTTTTAAACCTGCCTTAGAGTTTTGTTGTTATCTCTCCACCTTCAATGACAACTAAATGACATCTTAGAGAATCTAATATTATTAAgttaaacaacattaaaaatctcaaatcttAGTCCTCCAAGGAATCTTGCAATTGACTACTCTTCAGGCTCTAAGATATCATACttcatcattaattttttcaaattcagcAGCATATTCTTCAACAATTATATCTCACTGATGAATGTTATAGACTTTGATAAAAACATCTAGACAATAATGATCTAGCAGATACTTTCGCTTCAATTCCTTATGCGTCTTCTCCTATGTTGTGATCTTTCTCTCATTGGCATTTTAAGTTCTCCCACCACATTGAAACATTCTTCTTGAGTTTGATGACTATTAGTTTGACCTTACAATGCTTAAGAATTTCCTTGTAGTTGAATATTCGTACTACAATATGcatttattaaatgaattcatTGGATAGTATTCTTCCTTCAAAGTCAAAGATATCAACTTTCACACCTAATTTTTAGTCTCTTCTTTTGGATCGATATGCACAAACTTGCAATTAAACCTCTTGGTCAAATGGATCACTTTTGATATGATAGAATAGAGTGAACTCCTTTTTTTATCTGACTCCATTATTTTGCTCTTCATCTAATTCATGGTTATGATCTCCTTGTTGCTCATATTGTTAAAGATGTTGAAATTGTTCGATCTCATATTGCAAATCTTCCATGGTGACTTCTTGAACATCTCATTGCCAATTGCGTTGGGGCAacattttttatgtcaaaaaaagagagaaaattagagagaattttctcttaaaaaaaacTTGTATCTTAttcatttgatgaaaaattaatatagaaCACCCTTATTTATGGTAGGAAAATCCTAAGAACAATaggattttaataataataaaaactctaataataattaaattaggaatcctaaataaataaagataacaaCTAAAATTAAGATTCCTAAATAAATAAGGATGACAACTAAAATTAGGATTCCTAAATAAACAAGGATAACAACTAAAATTAGGAATCCTTTCAATTTCAAGTCTAAATCCTTATCACCAAGAATTTGCAATATAGGCCTAAGGGGAGTGAAGGGATTTCAATAGCATAAGTAGAAATCCAAATTATCACTAAATGATCCAAAAGTGGCTAACAATGCAGTCATTtgtatatatgatattaatgctgcaatatcaattattaaagaagaaataCACTTTCTAAAATCCTTCCCAAAATTTCCATATTCTAATTTACTACCAATGCTTCAGTGTCAATGTCAAATGTAGTTACAACTATAGACCTGCATATTTGGATGAAGTTCacttcaaaaagaaaataacctGGTACTTAATTCCACTAAAAGTAAGAGGCTATAATAACAGCATGAGAAGATAAAagcaatttatcaaaaataaactataatttaccATTTAGAAAATAAGGAGGGTGAGAGAGAAATAAAgatgttaattaattatgaagCAATGAAGAGAACTTAAACATGGCCTTAAGCATAAATCAAATCAGAAGGTAAACCAGAAAAGTGCAACAAACACTTTACAGAGGATTTAGAGCTCACTTGAGTAAAGCTGATATTAAAGTCCACATAAACATCTGCACCATCTCTAGTAAAGACATGATCATTGGCTACCTAAAttaacaaggaaaaaaatttagaaagtaAAGAAATATAAGCATCTCGACAAACAGTTACCTTCAGTTCTATCAGCAATATACCATTTTTATGTGCAAGACAACCTTAAATCATGTTCGAGTATTTCCATAATCTAATTTTCACATACAGATGTAGACCACATGAAATGATAAATACAGCCAACCAAGCCAAGGAAAgatattgtaaaaaaatgttGCCTTTAGTTTTATGTATAAGTTCCCAGGTTGGCTTCCTCGTCCAGCAACATTACCCGCATTTGGAATGCATATTTTATCTCCAGAGTTCACCCCTAATGTATAAAAAGACAAGGGGAAGAATCAAAAAGATGTGtgaaaatatataacataacataaatacatttttgtcaataaatGGTAACACGCTAAACTCAGCTTAATTCATTTGCTGTCCTAATTAACTAAATGTTTGATAAGGCAAATCAAAATGGCACATATCTCACAAACCATTAAATTAACTGTGAAGCGATACAACCCAGTACTCTCAAGTTTTATGCTGCAAGTATTTAGCATGCAGTTTTATAATCTTCAACGAAAGAAATCATATTGTTGTATTACCTATGCAATCTTCGTACACAAGATACAACTTTGACAATCATCATAAAGCaagttatatgaaaaaaaaaatctaaatcaaaCCAATCCCATTGCAACCTCATCTTTCtcttttaaactattttaatttcttttacacAACCTTTCCAAACCCACATTTTCGACAACCCAATATAGCTTAATGGTGTTATCAAAAATGAGAATTAAGACTTAACCTGCTGGAATTGTCACTTTGACGTCCTTGATGCCATCAACCACTCCTGATCCTTTACATGAGATACAGTATTCCTGGAACAGAGGGAGACAAAGAAAGTTACTAACATCAGTTACAGAAATTGaacaaatagaagaaaatattcCATCAAATTCACACCAGACCTTAATTATTTGTCCCGTTCCTTTACAAGTGCTGCATGTTGACGTGAATAGCGGGATGATAACCTTTTCAAAAGTAGATAATAACAGAAATATTACTTATATGAATAACCAGTAAAATTCTCAAACAACAGGCAAAGATGATATCTTCACTAAGTGAACCCTTTCCGAAGGATTTATCTACTATTTATCATGAATATAAATCTTCAAAGCACTTACTCTTCTTATGCCCCTGCATCTGGGACAGACCCTTGTTTTGGCACCTATTGGGTAGCCATGCCCAtctgaataaataaaaaaatgaagaaacacaAACATTACCAATAgtcaaacacaaaaaaattcttcaaagaaTGAATGAAAGGACAAATATATGCAATTCATGTTTTCTGTTACTGATTTCTTGTGCATGGTATGATTCCAAGATATTTTATAGCTTCACTTACAGCAAGAATCACAGGGCACAAATGCATCAAAAGACACATGTTTTGTACACCCTTTAGCAGCTTCAGAAAAAGAGAGTAATAGCTCCACCTATGGAATTCCAAGGAAAACATGGAAAAAGATATTTAACTTGGAAATGTAAAGACTCAGATTTATACAAATTCTGGTGACCAAAAGCAAAAAGGTTAACCTGAATATCAGGTTCAAATTGGTCAGTCTCATCTTCAAAAATCTGCAAACCATCATTGACTTCTAAATTCAATATTAACAGGATAGGACAATAGACTGCATTATGATGATAACATGAAAACAGGAGAGGACAAGTACCTCAGAGAATGTTTTATTGAAAGATTCAGAGAAACGAGTATGATAAGTAAATTTAAACCCCTCTGCACCACCAGTATTATATTCTACATTCTCCCAGGATCTACTTCGAGCATATTTAAACCCATCTGCACCACCAGTATTATATTCTACATTCTTCCAGGACGTACTTCGCGCATATTTAAACCCCTCTGCACCACCAGTATTATATTCTACATTCTCTGAGTCTCTACTTCGACCCTTCACATCATAACAATGAAAAGGATGACTCatttagtttgaaaactttttagTGTGAACACATAAAAGTTAGAATACCTAGTGTAAAAACACTGAACAGTATTAAAGACAGACCAAAAATACCTGATGACTACAGAATCACAAATTCAGCATGAATACATTAAGTAAATCAAAAGCAAGAGAGAGGGGGAGATAAGAAAAAGAGTAGTTACCATGTCATACTGAGCCCTCTTTGTAGAATCTCGCAGAACCTGCAAATATACCAGTATgagcaaaatcatcatcataaaGAAAATTGCGGCATGTTAGACCATGCCAAAACAAGATCAGTTAAATTTTTAGTATGAAGAACGGAAGTTAACAATCAAGATGCTAATTGAGAAAGAAAGTACAACTATCAGACTAAAACGCATCagaaaagcaaaaataataatgataataatatttcacAGTCCAACCAAAACTGCAAACCTCATAGGCATCTCTTATCTCTTGAAATTTCCTCTTTGCAGAAGGATTATTCTTATTTGCATCTGGATGATACTTTTTGGCTAGCTGCACATGGACACCAGAATCTTAGACAATAACCAGAATAATAATTGGTTGTGTAGATGATAATGATCACATTAAACCAGGTGCACACATGATTTCCGGTGGTATAAGTGGTGGCACAATGTCTGGTAACACTGTCAACCTCAAATATCTCTAGATTCATTGTGCGAGTAAATTAGATGCATGTTGGTGTACCTTCTCAAGTTTCATTAAGGATCCCACGACTTTAACTATCCCTAAAAGTAAAACTAATGCAGATAGTTTTCATCAAATCACTAGAGCCACCTATTTCATaagcaaagaaaacaaaaataaacaaacaaaaaagaaaggaaaaaaatttagcCAGTGACCCCATTAAGGCTAGTGGTGAATGCAACATGGCAGAAAAGAAAGAACGAAGCCATCAaaagatattttacattaaagGGGTTTACTATGCTcctgattaaaaattaaataccaTAACCTAAAGGCATATTGAGTCCTCAAATACTCACGGCATAAAACGCCTTTTTTATCTCATCCTGGCTCGCATTTCCAGGAACACCAAGAACTTCATAGTAGCCTCGCTGACTGGAGTAACAAgatccttaaaaataaattaaattaacataataagaataaaacaaatatagaGCGCTCCACATAAAAGAGTCAAGAAATACAATAAAGACCTGTAGCATGAATACAGCGCTTCGCCAATAACATTCCCGCGGTGTCAAAATCAGCATGTTTTTGAATAACAAAGGTACAACTATGCAAAGCTTATCCaaacaaaaaagggaaaaaagaaaaagaaaaagaaaggtgaataaaaaagaaaaagcgaaagaagatgaagaggaacaaaactaaataatattagataaaCCTGACAAGAAATGATGCTATCTATAAACTTAAAATTGGATAtaaacaagagagaaaaaagatataGAACTTACCTCTTTCACCGAATAACGACTGACGCAATGCAGAAGGTTTGTCAAGCCAAAAATTCTGGTTAATGGGCGATTCAACAACCATGGATGACAGTAAACGCCGTCCATACTGCagagtaatagaaaattaaaaaaaaaaaaacagtaaaaagAGAAACCGAAATGATTGGCAATAACTTTCGGTTCAAGAACTGACCATCCCTAGCCAGTTAAATCTTCCCATTTTTCAATTGATAGAGTATTGTTCCTCTCAGTGTGCTATGCAAAATCGGTAGTTTCAAacgtttcttcttttttttaattgaaaaaaaaatcgtGTTGCCCAAGAAATGTAAGAACATCAGTtgttacttaccaaaaaaaaaaagcttaccAAAAAGTAAAGGACAATGGTTTTTGCAACGCCGGTTCGGGGTTTATGTGTGGCTTAACAAATGTTCTTTATATTACATGTAAAACGCTGTCGTTTGCTGCTCAAAACCTTAACCTGTCAATTGAATCTGGGCCATCGATATTTTTCAAATGTACTTAATCGGACGGTTCCATTTGTTTCCTATGCCTCGTTAGACGAAGTGGAAAATAAACCTGAGTACTTCAACGGCTGCTATGGCGGTTCGATTGCCTTTTGCGAACCTAAAACGGTGATTACAAGTTTCATGCTCTTTCTTCAATTAAATCTCTTCTCATATTCATGGTACAGTTGTTACTGTGATGCAGCTACAAGGTTCAGTTGTAAAGAATCTCAGGGAAGCTAACTTGGAAGTAACATTATCCGTTTGAAATTTCCACGGCCCGGCGCAACTACGGTGATTCAATTCTGCGCAGACTCGGGCCACATGGTACCGTTTCGGAGCTCCGAATCATCTATTGGCAGCTCTCGAAACACAAGAACGCACTGGAGGTTTTGTATTCCtgcctaaagtttttttattgtgGTGgtgccattatttttttattttaagaatatttgattgatgttgCTGCCAGTTGCTTCTGCAAAACGTGCTTGCGAGTTCTCTGTTTAACAGCTTATTGCAAAagcaattaaaaacaaatagtTTCTTTAGATATGTTTTCTTAATCTCTAAGCGCATTTTTTATTGGCATGAACAATTTCTTGAAAGCCTCAACtgttttgttattaattatcGGCATACTGTGGAAAGGacctttttattttagattctGCAGTCGTTCAACCTGGTTTCATTACGGTTATATCTTTGATTTTGGGGCATTATTCATTAAAATTGTAGGAATAAAAAGTTCTTTCAAATACATTCTCATGTTTCTGTTAGTATACAAATTTTGACATGGGTGGAAACTCAAAACAATATCCGGATGTCAGCTACTGATTATGCCATCAGGTTGGAACTAATCATCAAAGTTCACAGTGGCGGAAGAAGAGTATTTAACAAGCATACCCAACAGTGCTGCAGGGACATCTGCCGGTCGCCCTCTTCTTTGTAGTTATGTAGAAGAAAGGGCCGTCGACAAAGCTGAGGCTTTCATGGTTGAAGTGGGTGGCTTGGGGATGATTGTGACCCATCAACCATTTAGTTACTTCATATATAACAAAGTGCCCCTTGTTATTCTGCAATCGAAGCAAAACAAGATACCAGAACTTTTCTTTCCTACAACCTTTTGATGTATGCTTGTGCTGAGATTGCTGGGACCTCTTCTGTAGGAATGTTGAACTGGGATGGACCTCCCTATCCACTCTAGCCAATGCTTGCATAAAAGCAGGACTTGTTAATCAAGCCCCTGTGCCACTAAAACTTGCAGAGAAGAAGCTGTCTGCCTCTAATTGCCTCTGGTATCTTTTCCTTGTCACGCTTTATACCTCTTTGAGTGATAAGAAGGGAGTTCGTCTTGGGATGCTAGTAAAATTATGAATGGGACAATCACATGTGCCAGTTTCATCTGTATATTATCATGTTTAGTAGAGCTTGGTGATTTTTTGGTAGCCAAGAAAAGAGGATCTTAATGGAATGG carries:
- the LOC123202757 gene encoding chaperone protein dnaJ 1, mitochondrial-like isoform X3, with the translated sequence MGRFNWLGMYGRRLLSSMVVESPINQNFWLDKPSALRQSLFGERALHSCTFVIQKHADFDTAGMLLAKRCIHATGSCYSSQRGYYEVLGVPGNASQDEIKKAFYALAKKYHPDANKNNPSAKRKFQEIRDAYEVLRDSTKRAQYDMGRSRDSENVEYNTGGAEGFKYARSTSWKNVEYNTGGADGFKYARSRSWENVEYNTGGAEGFKFTYHTRFSESFNKTFSEIFEDETDQFEPDIQVELLLSFSEAAKGCTKHVSFDAFVPCDSCYGHGYPIGAKTRVCPRCRGIRRVIIPLFTSTCSTCKGTGQIIKEYCISCKGSGVVDGIKDVKVTIPAGVNSGDKICIPNAGNVAGRGSQPGNLYIKLKVANDHVFTRDGADVYVDFNISFTQAILGGEVDVPTLSGKVQVKIPKGVQHGQQLVLRGKGLPKHGFLRDHGDQYVRFHVNFPKALNKRQRAILEEFAKEGINSENSTSSEGNW
- the LOC123202757 gene encoding chaperone protein dnaJ 1, mitochondrial-like isoform X1 — its product is MGRFNWLGMYGRRLLSSMVVESPINQNFWLDKPSALRQSLFGERALHSCTFVIQKHADFDTAGMLLAKRCIHATGSCYSSQRGYYEVLGVPGNASQDEIKKAFYALAKKYHPDANKNNPSAKRKFQEIRDAYEVLRDSTKRAQYDMGRSRDSENVEYNTGGAEGFKYARSTSWKNVEYNTGGADGFKYARSRSWENVEYNTGGAEGFKFTYHTRFSESFNKTFSEIFEDETDQFEPDIQVELLLSFSEAAKGCTKHVSFDAFVPCDSCYGHGYPIGAKTRVCPRCRGIRRVIIPLFTSTCSTCKGTGQIIKEYCISCKGSGVVDGIKDVKVTIPAGVNSGDKICIPNAGNVAGRGSQPGNLYIKLKVANDHVFTRDGADVYVDFNISFTQAILGGEVDVPTLSGKVQVKIPKGVQHGQQLVLRGKGLPKHGFLRDHGDQYVRFHVNFPKALNKRQRAILEEFAKEGINSENSTSSEGNWWRQIIERASGGKFMLEFSLFLLILLFLKKMIG
- the LOC123202757 gene encoding chaperone protein dnaJ 1, mitochondrial-like isoform X2, coding for MVVESPINQNFWLDKPSALRQSLFGERALHSCTFVIQKHADFDTAGMLLAKRCIHATGSCYSSQRGYYEVLGVPGNASQDEIKKAFYALAKKYHPDANKNNPSAKRKFQEIRDAYEVLRDSTKRAQYDMGRSRDSENVEYNTGGAEGFKYARSTSWKNVEYNTGGADGFKYARSRSWENVEYNTGGAEGFKFTYHTRFSESFNKTFSEIFEDETDQFEPDIQVELLLSFSEAAKGCTKHVSFDAFVPCDSCYGHGYPIGAKTRVCPRCRGIRRVIIPLFTSTCSTCKGTGQIIKEYCISCKGSGVVDGIKDVKVTIPAGVNSGDKICIPNAGNVAGRGSQPGNLYIKLKVANDHVFTRDGADVYVDFNISFTQAILGGEVDVPTLSGKVQVKIPKGVQHGQQLVLRGKGLPKHGFLRDHGDQYVRFHVNFPKALNKRQRAILEEFAKEGINSENSTSSEGNWWRQIIERASGGKFMLEFSLFLLILLFLKKMIG